A window of the Acipenser ruthenus chromosome 30, fAciRut3.2 maternal haplotype, whole genome shotgun sequence genome harbors these coding sequences:
- the LOC117431695 gene encoding eukaryotic translation initiation factor 2D-like isoform X1, translating to MFAKPFRVKCNIAIKGSDRRKLKADISTAFPILSAEQISELIPNKEELNVVKIYTHKGDSVTLYVMHKNPIFFEVERKLYPTVYTLWLFPDLLPVFTTWPAVLQKLAGGADLMLPGVVVPPSGLPGVKQGDLCAITVVRNRAPVGIGTATMSTAEMLGAGMKGKGLSVFHTYMDQLWAFGDKSSPPTIAPSDPEPADSEEHSEGSEGAEEEEEPSPSTNTAARTLQDLQTTPHCPEPEEKAGEGSEEAEEDGRTPQEQMDELLLQCFLHALKIKVKKSDLPLLTSTFLRNHMFACCPSGKQLDIKKSSYKKLSKFLQCMQQQRKLIQVKELSKGVESIVEVDWKHREIRSFSVSEGSMLEEAPEESCRDAEKPYHPPEISTLYSVSTRLLPLFQDAQLKKGAVLTAAEVRTIITNYVKSNELVDEINKNYVTINPILCDSLLDKQEYQEIEKLKWDDLFNRCLDRMQHCHQLLLPGQEPIIRKGHIEPIDITIVSRGSNKKVTLIKNLELYGLEPHSIASILQQRVQASSAVNPLPGSKDKVLVQIQGNQLVHVGRLLVDEYKIPQKHILGLDKAPKPGKKK from the exons atgtttgcaaAACCGTTtcgagtaaaatgcaacattgccaTCAAAGGTTCTGACAG GAGGAAACTAAAGGCAGACATCTCCACTGCCTTCCCTATACTGTCTGCTGAGCAAATCTCGGAGCTGATTCCTAACAAGGAGGAGCTTAATGTGGTGAAAATCTACACACACAAAGGGGACTCTGTTACACTGTACGTCATGCACAAAAATCCAATATTCTTTGAAGTGGAAAGAAAGCTTTACCCAACAG TGTATACCCTGTGGCTCTTCCCGGACCTCTTGCCAGTTTTCACAACATGGCCTGCCGTGTTACAGAAGCTTGCTGGGGGGGCAG atCTCATGTTACCTGGCGTTGTAGTGCCCCCCTCTGGCCTCCCTGGGGTGAAACAGGGTGATCTTTGTGCCATCACTGTAGTCAGAAACAG AGCACCAGTGGGCATTGGCACAGCCACCATGTCCACTGCAGAGATGCTGGGGGCAGGGATGAAGGGCAAAGGGCTCTCGGTTTTCCACACCTACATGGACCAGCTATG GGCATTCGGAGACAAGTCCAGCCCTCCCACCATCGCCCCGTCAGACCCAGAGCCTGCAGACAGTGAAGAGCACTCAGAGGGGAGCGAGggggcggaggaggaggaggagcccagTCCCTCTACAAACACTGCAGCCAGGACCCTGCAGGACCTGCAGACAACACCACACTGTCCAGAGCCCGAGGAGAAAGCAGGAGAGGGCAgtgaggaggcagaggaggacgGAAGGACTCCACAAG AGCAGATGGATGAGCTGCTGCTTCAGTGTTTCCTCCACGCTCTGAAAATCAAGGTGAAGAAGTCGGACCTCCCCCTGCTGACCAGTACCTTCCTTCGCAACCACATGTTCGCTTGCTG CCCCAGTGGAAAGCAGCTCGACATCAAGAAGTCCAGCTACAAAAAG CTGTCCAAGTTTCTTCAGTGTATGCAGCAGCAGAGGAAGCTGATCCAGGTGAAGGAGCTGAGCAAGGGGGTGGAGAGCATCGTAGAGGTGGACTGGAAACACAGAGA GATCCGCTCGTTCAGCGTCTCTGAAGGGTCCATGCTGGAGGAGGCTCCTGAGGAGAGCTGTAGGGATGCAGAGAAGCCATACCACCCCCCCGAAATCAGCACTCTCTACAGCGTCTCCACCAGACTGCTGCCCCTCTTCCAAGATGCACAGCTGAA AAAAGGGGCCGTTCTCACTGCAGCCGAAGTAAGAACCATCATCACAAATTACGTGAAAAGCAACGAGCTTGTTgatgaaataaacaaaaa CTATGTGACAATAAACCCCATCCTCTGTGATTCTCTTCTGGACAAACAAGAATATCAGGAAATTGAAAAACTCAAATGGGATGATCTTTTCAACAG GTGTCTGGATAGAATGCAGCATTGCCATCAGCTTCTCCTCCCAGGCCAGGAGCCCATTATCAGGAAGGGGCACATTGAACCCATAGACATCACCATCGTATCCAGAGGCTCCAACAAAAAG GTGACTTTAATTAAAAACCTGGAGCTGTACGGCTTGGAGCCTCACTCCATAGCCAGCATCCTACAGCAGAGAGTGCAAGCCAGCTCTGCTGTCAATCCACTGCCCGGGTCAAAGGACAAGGTCCTGGTGCAGATCCAAGGGAACCAGCTCGTTCATGTGGGCAGGCTGCTTGTAG ACGAGTACAAA
- the LOC117431695 gene encoding eukaryotic translation initiation factor 2D-like isoform X2, whose product MHKNPIFFEVERKLYPTVYTLWLFPDLLPVFTTWPAVLQKLAGGADLMLPGVVVPPSGLPGVKQGDLCAITVVRNRAPVGIGTATMSTAEMLGAGMKGKGLSVFHTYMDQLWAFGDKSSPPTIAPSDPEPADSEEHSEGSEGAEEEEEPSPSTNTAARTLQDLQTTPHCPEPEEKAGEGSEEAEEDGRTPQEQMDELLLQCFLHALKIKVKKSDLPLLTSTFLRNHMFACCPSGKQLDIKKSSYKKLSKFLQCMQQQRKLIQVKELSKGVESIVEVDWKHREIRSFSVSEGSMLEEAPEESCRDAEKPYHPPEISTLYSVSTRLLPLFQDAQLKKGAVLTAAEVRTIITNYVKSNELVDEINKNYVTINPILCDSLLDKQEYQEIEKLKWDDLFNRCLDRMQHCHQLLLPGQEPIIRKGHIEPIDITIVSRGSNKKVTLIKNLELYGLEPHSIASILQQRVQASSAVNPLPGSKDKVLVQIQGNQLVHVGRLLVDEYKIPQKHILGLDKAPKPGKKK is encoded by the exons ATGCACAAAAATCCAATATTCTTTGAAGTGGAAAGAAAGCTTTACCCAACAG TGTATACCCTGTGGCTCTTCCCGGACCTCTTGCCAGTTTTCACAACATGGCCTGCCGTGTTACAGAAGCTTGCTGGGGGGGCAG atCTCATGTTACCTGGCGTTGTAGTGCCCCCCTCTGGCCTCCCTGGGGTGAAACAGGGTGATCTTTGTGCCATCACTGTAGTCAGAAACAG AGCACCAGTGGGCATTGGCACAGCCACCATGTCCACTGCAGAGATGCTGGGGGCAGGGATGAAGGGCAAAGGGCTCTCGGTTTTCCACACCTACATGGACCAGCTATG GGCATTCGGAGACAAGTCCAGCCCTCCCACCATCGCCCCGTCAGACCCAGAGCCTGCAGACAGTGAAGAGCACTCAGAGGGGAGCGAGggggcggaggaggaggaggagcccagTCCCTCTACAAACACTGCAGCCAGGACCCTGCAGGACCTGCAGACAACACCACACTGTCCAGAGCCCGAGGAGAAAGCAGGAGAGGGCAgtgaggaggcagaggaggacgGAAGGACTCCACAAG AGCAGATGGATGAGCTGCTGCTTCAGTGTTTCCTCCACGCTCTGAAAATCAAGGTGAAGAAGTCGGACCTCCCCCTGCTGACCAGTACCTTCCTTCGCAACCACATGTTCGCTTGCTG CCCCAGTGGAAAGCAGCTCGACATCAAGAAGTCCAGCTACAAAAAG CTGTCCAAGTTTCTTCAGTGTATGCAGCAGCAGAGGAAGCTGATCCAGGTGAAGGAGCTGAGCAAGGGGGTGGAGAGCATCGTAGAGGTGGACTGGAAACACAGAGA GATCCGCTCGTTCAGCGTCTCTGAAGGGTCCATGCTGGAGGAGGCTCCTGAGGAGAGCTGTAGGGATGCAGAGAAGCCATACCACCCCCCCGAAATCAGCACTCTCTACAGCGTCTCCACCAGACTGCTGCCCCTCTTCCAAGATGCACAGCTGAA AAAAGGGGCCGTTCTCACTGCAGCCGAAGTAAGAACCATCATCACAAATTACGTGAAAAGCAACGAGCTTGTTgatgaaataaacaaaaa CTATGTGACAATAAACCCCATCCTCTGTGATTCTCTTCTGGACAAACAAGAATATCAGGAAATTGAAAAACTCAAATGGGATGATCTTTTCAACAG GTGTCTGGATAGAATGCAGCATTGCCATCAGCTTCTCCTCCCAGGCCAGGAGCCCATTATCAGGAAGGGGCACATTGAACCCATAGACATCACCATCGTATCCAGAGGCTCCAACAAAAAG GTGACTTTAATTAAAAACCTGGAGCTGTACGGCTTGGAGCCTCACTCCATAGCCAGCATCCTACAGCAGAGAGTGCAAGCCAGCTCTGCTGTCAATCCACTGCCCGGGTCAAAGGACAAGGTCCTGGTGCAGATCCAAGGGAACCAGCTCGTTCATGTGGGCAGGCTGCTTGTAG ACGAGTACAAA